One genomic segment of Saccharomyces kudriavzevii IFO 1802 strain IFO1802 genome assembly, chromosome: 8 includes these proteins:
- the CDC23 gene encoding anaphase promoting complex subunit CDC23 (similar to Saccharomyces cerevisiae CDC23 (YHR166C); ancestral locus Anc_5.72) has protein sequence MSDDGQDKVIQDTRIQLRKAATELSRWKLYGASKWAAEALVGLIEPIDADQSQSLIDESPLRNKQGVPKQIFEIPQNGFGLSESEYDLYLLGSTLFDAKEFDRCVFFLKDVTNPCLKFLKLYSKFLSWDKKSQESMENVLTTGKFTDGIYRADKDGDGSGNEDISQGGPQRTNLRMVSNEHEAQSNISSILKEINAFLESHEVKINDDEAGLGLALLYYLRGIILKQEKNISKAMSSFLKSLSCYSFNWSCWLELMDCLQKVDDALLLNNYLYQNFQFKPSENLGSQRMIEFNIMIKFFKLKVFEELNGQLEDYFEDLEFLLQIFPNFTFLKAYNATISYNNLDYVTAESRFDDIVKQDPYRVNDLETYSNILYVMQKNSKLAYLAQFVSQIDRFRPETCCIIANYYSARQEHEKSIMYFRRALTLDKKTTNAWTLMGHEFVELSNSHAAIECYRRAVDICPRDFKAWFGLGQAYALLDMHLYSLYYFQKACTLKPWDRRIWQVLGECYNKTGNKLEAIKCYKRSIKASQTVDQNTSIYYRLAQLYEELEDLQECKKFMTKCVDVEELLEGVVTDETVKARLWLTVFEIKAGNYQLAYDYAMGVSSGTSQEIEEARMLARECRRHM, from the coding sequence ATGAGTGACGACGGCCAGGATAAGGTAATACAAGACACGCGTATTCAACTCCGAAAGGCTGCCACAGAACTATCACGATGGAAGCTATATGGTGCCTCGAAGTGGGCAGCAGAGGCGCTAGTGGGACTTATTGAACCCATTGATGCTGACCAATCGCAGTCCTTGATTGATGAATCTCCGCTGAGAAATAAACAAGGCGTACCGAAacaaatatttgaaatacCACAAAATGGGTTTGGGCTGTCAGAGTCTGAGTACGACCTATATCTCCTCGGATCCACATTATTTGATGCCAAGGAGTTTGATCGATgcgtttttttcttgaaagatgTTACCAATCCATgtttaaagtttttgaaactatACAGTAAATTTCTATCATGGGACAAGAAAAGTCAGGAAAGTATGGAAAATGTTTTGACTACGGGAAAGTTTACTGACGGAATATACAGGGCTGACAAAGATGGAGACGGTAGTGGAAATGAGGATATAAGCCAAGGTGGCCCGCAACGCACCAATTTGAGGATGGTTTCCAATGAGCATGAGGCGCAATCGAATATATCGTctattttgaaggaaatcaaTGCTTTTCTAGAATCTCATGAAGTCAAAATAAACGACGATGAGGCTGGCTTGGGACTGGCACTGCTATATTATTTACGAGGAATCATCTTGaagcaggaaaaaaacatatcCAAAGCCATGTCATCATTCTTGAAATCGCTCAGTTGTTATTCCTTCAACTGGTCCTGCTGGTTAGAACTGATGGACTGTTTGCAAAAAGTCGACGATGCATTGCTCTTAAATAATTATCTATATCaaaatttccaattcaAACCCTCTGAAAATCTTGGTAGTCAGCGAATGATAGAGTTCAATATAATGAttaagtttttcaaactaaaagtatttgaagaacttaATGGCCAGCTGGAAGATTACTTTGAAGATTTAGAATTTTTACTGCAAATTTTCCCCAACTTCACCTTTTTGAAGGCGTACAATGCCACCATAAGCTATAACAATCTAGATTATGTCACTGCGGAAAGCCGGTTCGATGACATTGTTAAGCAGGATCCCTACCGTGTCAACGATTTGGAAACGTATTCGAATATTCTGTATGTCATGCAGAAGAATTCAAAACTAGCCTACTTGGCTCAGTTCGTCTCTCAAATAGATAGGTTTAGGCCAGAAACATGTTGTATCATAGCCAATTACTACAGCGCTCGACAGGAACACGAAAAATCTATCATGTATTTTCGTCGAGCGCTAACATTAGACAAGAAAACTACGAATGCATGGACGTTGATGGGCCACGAATTTGTTGAGCTAAGCAACTCGCATGCTGCAATCGAATGCTACCGTCGGGCTGTGGATATTTGTCCTCGAGATTTCAAAGCATGGTTCGGATTGGGCCAGGCTTACGCCCTCTTGGACATGCACCTATATTCCCTTTACTACTTCCAAAAAGCATGTACGCTGAAACCTTGGGATCGTCGAATCTGGCAAGTACTGGGAGAATGCTATAATAAAACAGGAAATAAACTGGAAGCTATAAAATGCTACAAGAGATCTATAAAGGCCTCGCAAACGGTCGATCAAAACACCTCAATATATTACCGGTTAGCACAACTATACGAAGAACTTGAAGATTTGCAGGAGTGTAAGAAATTTATGACAAAGTGTGTAGATGTGGAAGAACTTTTGGAAGGCGTGGTAACTGATGAAACTGTTAAGGCACGACTCTGGCTGACTGTCTTCGAGATCAAGGCCGGCAACTATCAATTGGCCTATGATTATGCAATGGGGGTATCTAGTGGAACGTCTCAAGAGATCGAGGAGGCTCGTATGCTTGCTCGAGAGTGCAGAAGACACATGTAA